TGGAGAGCCCGGCCCGCCCCGACGGAACCCGATCCGGCGACCACCGATTTTTCGACTGGATTAATCATGGAAAGCTCTCGTACTCCGTGGATTTCGGCAGTAGCCGGCTGCGGGCATTGCTGGCGGTCGCTGACGTTGTGATCGAAGGCTCGCGGCCGGGTGTGCTGCAACGGCGGGGTCTGAGTCCCGAGATGCTGCCCGGCCCGGACGGCCGAGTCTGGCTGCGCATCACCGGCTACGGCCAGACCTCGCAGCGCGTCGCCTTCGGCGACGATGCGGCAGTCGCGGGCGGACTTGTCGACACCAGCACAAGCGGACCGGTGTTCTGCGGGGACGCCATCGCCGATCCTCTGACCGGTCTGGAAGCTGCACTGGCCGTTGCCCGTTCGCTGCAGCGCGGTGGCGGCGAGACGATCGACGTGGCGATGGCCGCCGTCGCGGCCACGTATGCGGGGCTGCCCACCGGGTCGTCGGTGTCGGCCAACCAAGCGGCGCGGCCGCAGGCTCCGCCGCTCAGTGCGTCGGCATCGGCGCTGGGCGCTGATAACGCCGTGGTGGAAAAACTTGTCGCCCAACGAAATACGGTCCCATGCTGATCCAGCGAGCCCACCTGGTAGACGGGCGAATGGTCGACATCAGGCTGGGCGCCGCGATCGACGAGGTCGCCGACTCGTTGACCCCACGCCGTGGCGAGGACGTGTACGACGCCGTGGGCGGCACGGTCATCCCGGGCCTGCACGATCACCATGTGCACCTGCGGGCCGCGGCGGCGGCGCTGGACTCCGTGCAGGTCGGCCCCGCCCTGGTCCACAGCCGCGCGGAATTCGCCGCCGTGCTCGCGAACGCGCCGGTCGGCGAGGACGGCTGGATCAGGGCCGTCGGCTACCACGAATCCGCCGCGGGCCCGCTGGACCGCCGGTTGCTCGACGAGCTCACTCCTGCTGTGCCGGTGCGCATTCAACATCGCAGCGGCGTGTTGTGGTACCTCAACTCCGCGGGCCTGTCGGCAGTGGGGCTGCCCGACCACCCCGACGGCAGGCTACGCAGCTACGACAACTGGTCAGATGCGGTCGCGCGCCGCGACACCTCGCTGGCCACGGTCAGCAGGCGGCTCCTCGGCTACGGCGTCACCGGCGTCACCGATGCCACCCCGAACCTCGGGGCCGACGACATCATCACCCTGACCGAGGAACACCGGCACGGCGGTTTGCATCAGCATGTGCACTGGCTGGCGCCGGGAAAGCGCATCCTGCATGACGATTCGCTCGATCTCGACGAACTTGCCGGGTGGATCGTCGCCACGCACCGCCAGAACAGAGCTGTCGCCCTGCACTGTGTGACCGCAGGCCAGCTGGTGGTCACACTGGCCGCGCTGCGGGCGGCGGGCAGCCACCCCGACGACCGGATCGAGCATGCCGCGGTGGTTCCCGACGATGCACTCGCCGACCTCGCCGACACCGGTGTGCTGGTGGTGACCCAGCCGAACTTCGTCGCCGAACGTGGAGACCAGTACCTGATCGATGTCGAAGCCGCTGACCAGCCCGCGCTGTGGCGACTGGCATCACTGCAACACGCGGGTGTGCGGGTGGCATTGTCGACCGACCTGCCCTTCGGCGACGCCGACCCGTGGGCGTCCATGCGCGCCGCGGTACACCGCACCACGAAATCCGGTGTCGTGCTGAACCCGGCCGAATGTGTTTCAGCCACAACGGCACTGACATTGTTCACCGGGCGTGCCGAGCGCCCTGACGTGCCCAGGACCGTCGAGCCGGGCCAGCCCGGTGACCTGTGTGTGCTGAGCGCAGCGCCCGCCGAGGTGCTCGACGCCCTCGACGCCGACCTGGTGACCGCCACCGTCATCGGCGGCCACCTGCACCCGCGGACCTAGTCTTTCTCGTCATCTTTGGGCAGAAGACGTTCAGGTTGGTGGTAGTTGTTGATGCCGCCGCGCATGGGCACGTCGGGTGGTGGGTCCCAATGGGTTTGGCCGTTGGGTAGCTGGCGGGTGGTCCAGCCGTCGTTCTCGACGAGCAGGTTGTCGCATTTGCAGGCCAGGGTGAGGTGGTCGATGTCGGTGGTGCCGCCGTGTTTCCAGTCTTTGGTCGCGTGGTGGACTTGGCTGTTGTAGCCGTTGACCGTACAACCGGGTGCGGTGCAGCCACGGTATTTGCTCAGCAGCATGATGCGCTGATCCGCCGAGGCCAGTCGCTTGGACCGGCCCAGCCAGAGGGACTGCCCGGTGATGCCGTCGAACACCGCCAAGTAGTTGTACGTGGGCGTGGCCATCCGAAGCAGGTCTGAGATCGGCAGCAAGGTCCCGCCCGCGGTCAACCCGTATCCGGCTGCGGCCGCCAGGTCTTGCATTGTCGTCGTGACGATCATCGTGACCGGAAGTCCGTTGTGCTTGCCCAATTTCGGATCACCCAGCTGACGACGGATCAGTACGGCCAGTGCGTCGTGCTGGCGTTGTGCGTGGCTGCGGCTGTCCTCGGGCTCTGGAGCGGCGAACTTCGCCAGCCACGCGTCGAGCATCCCCCGTAGTGCCGGGTCGGCGATCAGTTTTCCGACGCTCATGCCGTCGGCTCGTTGGCCACCGCACCACTGGAAGCCACGTTTGCGGGCACGGTCCTCGTCGGAGAACTTGCCGTCGGGGTTGAGATGGGTGGCCAGCCGATCAGCGATCTTCTCCAACTGATCAGGCCGCATCACCTGCGCATGCTCAGCCAGGGTGCGTTCAGCCTTCTCGACCTCGACCGGACCGACGTGATCGGGTAGGTCTCGGAAGAACCGTTGGATGATGCGCACATGCTCACCGTCGAGCAGACCTGCGTTCCACGCCTTACCTGTGGCCGGCAGCAACGCAGGCAGCTCCGCACCGGTCAGTGTCTGACGCGGCGTCAGCTGTTCGGCATCACGAACGCGACGCTTGGCGGCACCACGACTGATCCGCAACACATCAGCCACCACGATCGAAATCGGCGGGCACCCCTCGTACCGCTCCAGCCGCGTGAGTTGTGAGTGCGAGATCGCAACCTGCCGTCGCATCGCGGTCTCGAGACGCTCCAGAACCGCGAATCGCCGGGGCGCGCGCACGTCTTCGATA
This is a stretch of genomic DNA from Mycobacterium sp. ELW1. It encodes these proteins:
- a CDS encoding amidohydrolase family protein, which translates into the protein MLIQRAHLVDGRMVDIRLGAAIDEVADSLTPRRGEDVYDAVGGTVIPGLHDHHVHLRAAAAALDSVQVGPALVHSRAEFAAVLANAPVGEDGWIRAVGYHESAAGPLDRRLLDELTPAVPVRIQHRSGVLWYLNSAGLSAVGLPDHPDGRLRSYDNWSDAVARRDTSLATVSRRLLGYGVTGVTDATPNLGADDIITLTEEHRHGGLHQHVHWLAPGKRILHDDSLDLDELAGWIVATHRQNRAVALHCVTAGQLVVTLAALRAAGSHPDDRIEHAAVVPDDALADLADTGVLVVTQPNFVAERGDQYLIDVEAADQPALWRLASLQHAGVRVALSTDLPFGDADPWASMRAAVHRTTKSGVVLNPAECVSATTALTLFTGRAERPDVPRTVEPGQPGDLCVLSAAPAEVLDALDADLVTATVIGGHLHPRT
- a CDS encoding CoA transferase; translation: MLTRTDAVTAELADLLGVQVDAATVVTGRAALLGLRRQGRISAGGATRLMPTRDGWWALTLSRADDIEAVPALVEADAVGEDPWPVVEEWGAARSGVDAVERAALLGLPAARLGETAPEAPVVRISGRRAESRVATGLLVADLSSMWAGPLCGQLLAATGATVVKVESPARPDGTRSGDHRFFDWINHGKLSYSVDFGSSRLRALLAVADVVIEGSRPGVLQRRGLSPEMLPGPDGRVWLRITGYGQTSQRVAFGDDAAVAGGLVDTSTSGPVFCGDAIADPLTGLEAALAVARSLQRGGGETIDVAMAAVAATYAGLPTGSSVSANQAARPQAPPLSASASALGADNAVVEKLVAQRNTVPC
- a CDS encoding HNH endonuclease signature motif containing protein, which codes for MSSIACALDALDAAIELLGAADIEDVRAPRRFAVLERLETAMRRQVAISHSQLTRLERYEGCPPISIVVADVLRISRGAAKRRVRDAEQLTPRQTLTGAELPALLPATGKAWNAGLLDGEHVRIIQRFFRDLPDHVGPVEVEKAERTLAEHAQVMRPDQLEKIADRLATHLNPDGKFSDEDRARKRGFQWCGGQRADGMSVGKLIADPALRGMLDAWLAKFAAPEPEDSRSHAQRQHDALAVLIRRQLGDPKLGKHNGLPVTMIVTTTMQDLAAAAGYGLTAGGTLLPISDLLRMATPTYNYLAVFDGITGQSLWLGRSKRLASADQRIMLLSKYRGCTAPGCTVNGYNSQVHHATKDWKHGGTTDIDHLTLACKCDNLLVENDGWTTRQLPNGQTHWDPPPDVPMRGGINNYHQPERLLPKDDEKD